A genomic segment from Nicotiana tabacum cultivar K326 chromosome 7, ASM71507v2, whole genome shotgun sequence encodes:
- the LOC107806208 gene encoding putative BOI-related E3 ubiquitin-protein ligase 3: MAIQAQLYTDNFGFPFGGSQDLMENGCGFNQFSFSPQQQQHLQQNFQQQSFLQILPQKNNQNLMNIVPKQYNNGTESMPFSQCIASQFEKQSIEIDQFISLQNERLRLVLNEQRKQQLALIWRKYEAKVQFLLKQKDEEIAKAVNRKKELEEFLQKMEIENQTWQKIAQENEAIVISLNNTIEQLRENGVYCLTSANGAEDAESCCDFGHENEEENGEDDQTRKMKCKSCNSRKMCMIFLPCRHLSTCKDCDSFLNQCPVCGIAKKASIEALI; this comes from the exons ATGGCTATTCAAGCGCAGTTATATACAGATAATTTTGGTTTTCCGTTTGGTGGTTCACAAGATTTGATGGAGAATGGTTGTGGATTTAATCAGTTTTCTTTTAGTCCTCAACAGCAACAACACCTTCAACAAAATTTTCAACAGCAGTCGTTCCTGCAAATTCTGCCGCAGAAAAACAATCAGAATTTGATGAACATTGTTCCGAAACAGTATAACAACGGTACTGAATCAATGCCTTTTTCTCAGTGTATAGCGTCACAGTTTGAGAAACAGAGTATTGAGATTGATCAATTCATCAGTTTACAG AATGAGAGATTGAGATTGGTTTTAAACGAGCAAAGAAAGCAACAGCTGGCGTTGATCTGGAGAAAATACGAAGCAAAAGTTCAATTTCTGCTAAAACAGAAAGACGAAGAAATCGCTAAAGCTGTAAACAGGAAAAAAGAGTTGGAAGAATTTTTACAAAAGATGGAAATAGAGAACCAAACATGGCAGAAAATAGCTCAAGAAAACGAAGCTATTGTCATTTCACTAAACAACACAATCGAACAGCTACGAGAAAATGGTGTTTATTGTTTAACATCAGCAAATGGAGCAGAAGATGCAGAATCATGCTGTGATTTTGGCcatgaaaatgaagaagaaaatgggGAAGATGatcaaacaagaaaaatgaagtgTAAAAgctgcaattctcgtaaaatgtGCATGATTTTCTTGCCGTGTAGACACCTTTCTACATGCAAAGATTGTGATTCTTTTCTTAATCAATGTCCTGTTTGTGGAATAGCGAAAAAAGCAAGTATTGAGGCTTTGATTTGA
- the LOC107806209 gene encoding chloroplast protein FOR GROWTH AND FERTILITY 2, with amino-acid sequence MERLIFTNSSLPSSKLHQLKPFPRLPQLQFSVPKFQTLPSLKRVEYRGPNTVSCKCTHDQFSISGSSSPASRFNDGFVGNSAISQDLPNGSGSKPHFLKWVAETLPKQQKVVSASTAVLLSAMLVMLLHPLIVSPAFASFPSAAKTGGPAAAAVGSQLIRNELLTSAWAGFFAGCLHTLSGPDHLAALAPLSIGRTRMESAAVGALWGCGHDAGQLIFGLLFLLLKDRLHIEVIRTWGTRVVGFTLLVIGAMGIKEASEVPTPCVALENGECDVSVYEGIDTPVVGKKKKIGLATFATGIVHGLQPDALLIILPALALPSRTAGVAFLCMFLVGTVIAMGSYTVFIGSCSQALKDRVPRITEKLTWASSLIAIGLGLAIIISQFFGFSLY; translated from the exons ATGGAGAGGCTTATCTTTACCAACTCTTCACTTCCGTCGTCTAAACTCCACCAACTTAAGCCCTTTCCTCGTCTTCCCCAACTCCAATTCTCCGTTCCAAAATTCCAAACTCTTCCCTCGCTTAAACGTGTTGAGTATCGCGGGCCCAATACGGTTTCTTGCAAATGCACTCATGACCAGTTTTCAATTTCTGGGTCGTCGTCCCCTGCTTCTAGATTTAATGATGGGTTTGTAGGTAATTCGGCTATATCTCAGGATTTGCCAAATGGGTCGGGTTCGAAGCCCCATTTCCTCAAATGGGTTGCTGAAACTCTACCGAAGCAACAAAAG GTGGTTTCTGCAAGTACAGCAGTCCTACTCTCGGCAATGCTGGTTATGCTCCTCCACCCACTCATTGTTTCACCTGCTTTTGCTAGTTTTCCAAGTGCAGCTAAGACTGGAGGTCCAGCTGCAGCTGCAGTGGGAAGTCAACTCATACGTAATGAACTACTAACAAGTGCATGGGCTGGTTTCTTTGCTGGTTGCCTTCACACCCTATCAGGTCCGGACCATCTTGCTGCTTTGGCTCCTCTCTCGATAGGCCGTACACGGATGGAGAGTGCGGCAGTGGGAGCCCTCTGGGGATGTGGTCATGATGCCGGACAGTTGATTTTTGGCCTCTTGTTTCTACTCTTAAAGGACCGACTCCACATTGAAGTTATTCGTACATGGGGGACGAGAGTAGTTGGCTTCACTCTTCTTGTCATCGGAGCAATGGGAATTAAGGAAGCATCTGAAGTTCCTACACCGTGTGTTGCCCTTGAAAATGGTGAGTGTGATGTTAGTGTATATGAAGGCATTGACACCCCCGTCGtcgggaagaagaaaaagataggCTTAGCAACTTTCGCCACTGGAATTGTCCATGGGCTGCAACCAGATGCACTGTTGATAATCTTGCCAGCACTTGCTTTGCCTTCTCGCACGGCTGGTGTTGCCTTCTTGTGTATGTTCTTGGTCGGTACTGTTATAGCGATGGGAAGCTATACCGTCTTTATAGGCTCGTGTAGTCAGGCACTGAAGGATAGAGTTCCTAGAATAACTGAGAAGCTCACTTGGGCTTCTTCTTTAATAGCAATAGGCTTAGGTCTAGCTATTATCATCAGTCAATTTTTTGGTTTTAGCCTGTATTAG